The stretch of DNA GGGCCGCCGCTTACCTCATCCCCAGCTGCCGCTTTGCCGCCTCCGACATTCTTTCCGGCGTCCACGGCGGCGACCAAACGAGCTGCACGCGCACGTCGCGGACGGCCGGGTGGCGGCGGAGCGATTCTTCGACGCCGGTGATCATCGCTTCATGTAGGGGACAACCGGGCGTGGTCAGCGTCATCGTCACCGTGACGTCGCCTTCGGTGGTGATCTCGATGTGGTAAACAAGGCCCAGGTCCACGATGTTGACGCCCAGCTCGGGGTCGACCACTTGTCGAAGCAGATCTTCCACGTCGGTCTTGGTGAGCGTGGCCATTGGGGTTTCCTCCTTTTGTTTCCTATTTCGTGAAGGTTTTCGCAAGCAAGATCGTGTACCCCAACGCGGCAAGCGACAAAACCATGCCGGAGGCTTTGGCCAGGGGGATCCATCCGGCGGCCAGGGCGGCCATGAAGAGGAGAAACGCGAGGGCCATGACCGCCAGCGTGCGGCCGGCGAGGCGGTCGTTCAAAAGTTCCGCCAGCGACGGCACCGGTTCCTTTCCCACCTTGGGGCCGTATTTGTGCGTCCACCACAGGAACGGCACGATCTTCGACAGGTAGCCGAGAATGGTGAAGCCCACCCAGCCCCACAGGTAGGCGGCCCCGGCCAGATGGGCCGCGCGCG from Calditerricola satsumensis encodes:
- a CDS encoding metal-sulfur cluster assembly factor, with amino-acid sequence MATLTKTDVEDLLRQVVDPELGVNIVDLGLVYHIEITTEGDVTVTMTLTTPGCPLHEAMITGVEESLRRHPAVRDVRVQLVWSPPWTPERMSEAAKRQLGMR